Proteins found in one Sphingobium sp. V4 genomic segment:
- a CDS encoding DUF58 domain-containing protein — protein MADLLPPDVRSRLRGLRLVTRRAVGSHGIGLHQSHSRGAGLEFAQYRAYEPGDELRQIDWKLYARSDKFFVREAERESPVAVWILIDASASMGQCDPTRPDYSRLDAAKAIAAAIAELAMKQGDRFGFMALGDAGLALLPPATGLRQRDRLLLELLNVHAARGFAPESQLGPVWERIGAHDLVILLSDCFDEGAVALAEKLAAAGRETLVVEMLTVAERDFPFDGGYRFRDPETGEELLADGAALRAEFLARFAQARDTLHARLDAIGIRHASHILDEPVDLPLRRLFAAHGAAEYQ, from the coding sequence ATGGCCGACCTCCTCCCCCCCGACGTGCGCAGCCGCCTTCGCGGCCTGCGCCTCGTCACGCGCCGGGCGGTGGGGTCGCATGGCATTGGCCTGCACCAGAGCCACAGCCGGGGCGCGGGCCTCGAATTCGCGCAATATCGCGCCTATGAACCCGGCGACGAACTGCGCCAGATCGACTGGAAGCTCTACGCCCGCTCCGACAAATTCTTCGTGCGGGAGGCCGAGCGCGAAAGTCCCGTCGCTGTCTGGATATTGATCGACGCCAGCGCCTCCATGGGCCAGTGCGACCCCACCCGCCCCGATTACAGCCGCCTCGACGCGGCAAAAGCGATCGCCGCCGCCATCGCCGAACTGGCGATGAAGCAGGGCGACCGCTTCGGTTTCATGGCGCTGGGCGACGCAGGCCTTGCTTTGCTGCCCCCTGCCACCGGCCTGCGCCAGCGCGACCGGCTGCTGCTGGAACTGCTGAACGTCCACGCGGCACGCGGCTTCGCCCCGGAAAGCCAGCTAGGCCCGGTCTGGGAACGGATCGGCGCGCACGACCTCGTCATCCTGCTCAGCGACTGTTTCGACGAAGGCGCGGTCGCGCTGGCGGAAAAGCTGGCCGCCGCCGGGCGCGAGACATTGGTGGTCGAGATGCTGACCGTCGCGGAACGGGATTTCCCCTTCGACGGCGGCTATCGCTTCCGCGATCCCGAAACCGGCGAGGAACTGCTGGCCGATGGCGCAGCCCTGCGCGCCGAATTCCTCGCCCGCTTCGCGCAGGCGCGCGACACGCTCCACGCCCGGCTCGACGCGATCGGCATCCGCCATGCGTCGCATATTCTGGACGAGCCCGTCGACCTGCCCCTCCGCCGCCTGTTCGCGGCCCATGGCGCAGCGGAATATCAATGA
- a CDS encoding MoxR family ATPase translates to MTDLTEADIQTRLGALTQLRAAIGQAIVGQGEVVEQLLIGLLAGGHCLLEGVPGLGKTLLVRSLGEALKLDFRRVQFTPDLMPSDILGTELLEEDHGTGHRSFRFQQGPVFTNLLLADELNRTPPKTQAALLEAMQEKTVSYAGVTHVLPKPFFVLATQNPLEQAGTYPLPEAQLDRFLLHIRVDYPTEAEERAILAQTTGSKPAAVPAVMQGEEVLALQTLVRDVHFSDDLLDWVTRIVRASRPGEGAPDDIRKYVKWGAGPRAGQSLILASKARALLHGRLAATREDIAALAVPVMRHRLLLSFAAEAEGRSADDVVAALVRAVPLA, encoded by the coding sequence ATGACCGACCTCACCGAAGCCGACATCCAGACCCGCCTTGGCGCGCTGACCCAATTGCGCGCCGCGATCGGCCAGGCGATCGTCGGGCAGGGCGAAGTCGTGGAGCAACTGCTGATCGGCCTCCTCGCCGGCGGCCATTGCCTGCTCGAAGGTGTGCCCGGCCTCGGCAAGACGCTCCTCGTCCGCTCGCTGGGCGAAGCGCTCAAGCTCGACTTCCGCCGCGTCCAGTTCACGCCCGACCTGATGCCCAGCGACATTCTCGGCACCGAACTGCTGGAGGAGGATCATGGCACCGGCCATCGCAGCTTCCGGTTCCAGCAAGGGCCGGTCTTCACCAACCTGCTGCTGGCCGACGAACTCAACCGCACCCCGCCCAAGACGCAGGCGGCGCTGCTGGAGGCGATGCAGGAAAAGACCGTCAGCTATGCGGGCGTCACCCATGTCCTTCCCAAACCCTTCTTCGTGCTGGCGACGCAGAATCCGCTGGAGCAGGCCGGCACCTACCCCCTGCCCGAAGCCCAGCTCGACCGCTTCCTCCTCCACATCCGCGTCGATTACCCGACCGAGGCGGAGGAGCGCGCCATCCTCGCCCAGACCACCGGCTCCAAGCCCGCCGCCGTCCCGGCCGTGATGCAGGGGGAGGAAGTGCTGGCGCTCCAGACCCTCGTGCGCGACGTGCATTTCAGCGACGACCTGCTCGACTGGGTGACGCGCATCGTCCGCGCCAGCCGCCCCGGCGAGGGCGCGCCGGACGACATCCGCAAATATGTGAAATGGGGCGCCGGTCCCCGCGCCGGCCAGTCGCTGATCCTGGCGTCCAAGGCGCGCGCCCTGCTCCACGGCCGCCTCGCCGCCACGCGCGAGGATATCGCCGCGCTCGCCGTCCCGGTCATGCGCCACCGCCTGCTCCTCTCCTTCGCTGCCGAGGCGGAAGGCCGCAGCGCCGATGACGTGGTCGCCGCCCTGGTCCGCGCCGTCCCGCTCGCCTGA
- a CDS encoding DUF4159 domain-containing protein yields the protein MAGGLASTLLARPLAAAGGYDFWFTRLRYDSGDWDVDQRTPSNVITALIDYTTLRVDPKEHVVPLADPRMLTAPFCYLAGHKLVEFSPAERRNFERYVRNGGFVMVDDCNHDIDGLFARSFEAQMARIFGPKALKELPKSHGLYRSFFKFDGPPNTGLELNGWGDDLVHDYLKGIEVNGRLGILYSNKDYGCEWDYDWRNKRFLAEDNTRFAVNIVMYALSV from the coding sequence ATGGCAGGCGGCCTGGCCAGCACCTTGCTGGCCCGCCCGCTTGCTGCTGCCGGGGGCTACGACTTCTGGTTCACGCGCCTGCGCTACGACAGTGGCGACTGGGACGTGGACCAGCGCACGCCGTCCAACGTCATCACCGCGCTGATCGACTACACGACCCTGCGCGTCGACCCGAAGGAGCATGTCGTCCCGCTGGCGGACCCCAGGATGCTCACCGCGCCCTTCTGCTATCTGGCCGGGCACAAGCTGGTGGAATTTTCGCCCGCAGAGCGCCGCAATTTCGAACGCTATGTCCGCAATGGTGGCTTCGTCATGGTGGACGATTGCAACCATGACATAGACGGCCTCTTCGCCCGCTCGTTCGAGGCGCAGATGGCCAGGATTTTCGGGCCGAAGGCGTTGAAGGAACTGCCGAAAAGCCACGGCCTCTACCGCAGCTTCTTCAAGTTCGACGGCCCGCCCAACACGGGCCTCGAACTCAACGGCTGGGGCGACGATCTCGTCCATGACTATCTCAAGGGGATAGAGGTGAACGGGCGGCTGGGCATTCTCTACAGCAACAAGGATTATGGCTGCGAGTGGGACTATGACTGGCGCAACAAGCGCTTCCTGGCCGAGGATAATACCAGGTTCGCGGTCAATATCGTGATGTACGCGCTGTCGGTGTGA
- a CDS encoding TldD/PmbA family protein, which yields MSILTEAQAKAILTRVVALSKADECTATLTGKIQGNIRFARNNVSTAGQTDDIELAVQVAYGKKVGTATINQFDDAALERVVRRAETLAQLAPDNPEFMPAVEKQAYKPSPTFAQATADITPAYRAQVAATSINACKAQKLIAAGYLEDGQSFKAIANSKGNFGYQRSTVLDYTCTVRTEDGRGSGWVGTDTQDATRFKVDSDIQIAMRKASASSEAKALEPGKYTVILEPMAAAGLIGFMFYFFGAREADEGRSFLSKKGGGNKLGEQVFGPQVNFYTDPWDPVAPCEPWDEDGLARQRMDMVKDGKVVNLNYSRYWAQKQGKPAAGQMGNILMTGGTKSTADLVRSTERGVLVTRTWYIRMVDPQTVLLTGLTRDGTFYVENGQIKYPIKNFRFNESPVIMLNNVEELGRPVRVPPDEVSMNIVVPPMKLRDFTFTSLSDAV from the coding sequence ATGAGCATCCTTACCGAAGCGCAGGCCAAGGCCATCCTGACCAGGGTCGTCGCCCTGTCCAAGGCCGACGAATGCACCGCCACACTGACCGGCAAGATCCAGGGCAATATCCGCTTCGCCCGCAACAATGTGTCCACCGCCGGCCAGACCGACGACATCGAGCTGGCCGTGCAGGTCGCCTATGGCAAGAAGGTCGGCACCGCGACCATCAACCAGTTCGACGACGCCGCACTGGAACGTGTCGTCCGCCGGGCCGAAACGCTGGCGCAACTGGCGCCGGACAATCCGGAATTCATGCCGGCGGTCGAAAAGCAGGCCTACAAGCCCAGCCCGACCTTCGCGCAGGCCACCGCCGACATCACGCCCGCCTATCGCGCGCAGGTCGCCGCCACCTCGATCAATGCCTGCAAGGCGCAGAAGCTGATCGCGGCCGGCTATCTGGAAGATGGCCAGAGCTTCAAGGCCATCGCCAACAGCAAGGGCAATTTCGGCTATCAGCGCTCGACCGTGCTCGACTATACCTGCACCGTCCGGACCGAGGACGGGCGCGGGTCCGGCTGGGTCGGCACCGACACGCAGGACGCCACTCGCTTCAAGGTCGACAGCGACATCCAGATCGCGATGCGCAAGGCGTCGGCCTCGTCCGAAGCCAAGGCGCTGGAGCCGGGCAAATATACGGTGATCCTGGAACCCATGGCGGCCGCCGGCCTGATCGGCTTCATGTTCTACTTCTTCGGCGCGCGCGAAGCCGACGAAGGCCGCAGCTTCCTGTCCAAGAAGGGCGGCGGCAACAAGCTGGGCGAACAGGTGTTCGGCCCGCAGGTCAATTTCTACACCGACCCCTGGGACCCGGTCGCGCCGTGCGAGCCGTGGGACGAGGACGGCCTTGCCCGCCAGCGCATGGACATGGTGAAGGACGGCAAGGTCGTGAACCTCAACTATAGCCGCTACTGGGCGCAAAAGCAGGGCAAGCCCGCCGCCGGCCAGATGGGCAATATCCTGATGACGGGCGGCACCAAGTCGACCGCCGACCTCGTCCGCTCCACCGAGCGCGGCGTGCTCGTCACCCGCACCTGGTATATCCGCATGGTCGACCCGCAGACGGTGCTGCTGACGGGCCTGACCCGCGATGGCACTTTCTATGTCGAAAACGGGCAGATCAAATATCCCATCAAGAACTTCCGGTTCAACGAAAGCCCGGTCATTATGCTCAACAATGTCGAGGAACTGGGCCGTCCGGTCCGCGTGCCGCCGGACGAAGTGTCGATGAACATCGTCGTCCCGCCGATGAAGCTGCGCGACTTCACCTTCACCTCGCTCTCCGACGCGGTGTGA
- a CDS encoding TldD/PmbA family protein yields the protein MHRRDFLAFGAMGVGGLVLPAMFGKAIAAEELTSAIDVAVKKALADAAMNAAKSAGASYCDVRVGRYLRQFVITRERNVENIVNTESSGVGIRVLANGAWGFAATNEMTTDAVAKAAQQAVAIARANAPAQTAPVQLAPTKGVGEISWKTPIVKNSMAVPIKDKVELLTSVNAAAMDAGASFIRSILFLVNEQKYFASTDGSYIDQDVHRIWAPMEVTAVDKASGKFRTREGLSAPMGLGFEYLDGAASGKTVLPNGVTVYGNSYDMKEDAIAAARQAQAKIKAPSVKPGKYDLVLDPSHTWLTIHESVGHPLELDRVLGYEANYAGTSFATMDKLESRFQYGSQQVNIVADKTQPGSLGAVAYDDEGIKTKKWDLIRDGKLVGYQAIRDQAHIEGKKESDGCAYADSWSNVQFQRMANVSLEPGKAKKSVADMIAGVEDGIYIIGDGSFSIDQQRYNAQFGGQLFYEIKNGKITQQIEDVAYQIRTPEFWNACVGVCDASDYRLGGSFFDGKGQPAQVSAVSHGSSTARFNGINVINTARSLG from the coding sequence TTGCATAGACGCGATTTTCTGGCCTTCGGGGCCATGGGCGTGGGCGGCCTCGTCCTGCCCGCCATGTTCGGCAAGGCCATTGCCGCCGAGGAGCTGACCAGCGCCATCGACGTGGCGGTGAAGAAGGCGCTGGCCGACGCCGCGATGAACGCCGCCAAAAGCGCCGGCGCCAGCTATTGCGACGTGCGCGTCGGCCGTTACCTGCGCCAGTTCGTCATCACCCGCGAACGCAATGTCGAAAATATCGTCAACACCGAATCGTCCGGCGTCGGCATCCGCGTGCTGGCCAACGGCGCCTGGGGCTTCGCCGCCACCAACGAGATGACCACCGACGCCGTGGCGAAGGCCGCGCAACAGGCCGTCGCCATCGCCAGGGCGAACGCCCCGGCCCAGACCGCACCGGTCCAGCTCGCCCCGACGAAGGGCGTGGGCGAAATCAGCTGGAAGACGCCGATCGTCAAGAACAGCATGGCCGTGCCGATCAAGGACAAGGTCGAACTGCTGACCAGCGTCAACGCCGCCGCCATGGATGCCGGCGCCAGCTTCATCCGCTCGATCCTGTTCCTGGTGAATGAGCAGAAATATTTTGCCAGCACCGACGGCAGCTATATCGACCAGGATGTTCACCGCATCTGGGCGCCGATGGAAGTCACCGCCGTCGACAAGGCCAGCGGCAAGTTCCGCACGCGCGAGGGCCTGTCCGCCCCGATGGGTCTTGGCTTCGAATATCTGGACGGCGCCGCATCGGGCAAGACCGTCCTGCCCAACGGCGTCACCGTCTATGGCAACAGCTACGACATGAAGGAGGACGCGATCGCCGCCGCCAGGCAGGCGCAGGCGAAGATCAAGGCCCCCTCGGTCAAGCCGGGCAAGTACGACCTCGTGCTCGACCCGTCGCACACCTGGCTCACCATCCACGAATCGGTCGGCCATCCGCTCGAACTGGATCGCGTGCTGGGCTACGAAGCCAATTATGCCGGCACCAGCTTCGCCACCATGGACAAGCTGGAAAGCCGGTTCCAATATGGTAGCCAGCAAGTAAACATCGTCGCCGACAAGACCCAGCCGGGCAGCCTTGGCGCGGTCGCCTATGACGATGAAGGCATCAAGACCAAGAAGTGGGATCTGATCCGCGACGGCAAGCTCGTCGGCTATCAGGCGATCCGGGACCAGGCCCATATCGAGGGCAAGAAGGAATCGGACGGCTGCGCCTATGCCGACAGCTGGTCCAACGTCCAGTTCCAGCGCATGGCCAACGTCTCCCTTGAACCGGGCAAGGCGAAGAAGAGCGTCGCGGACATGATCGCGGGTGTCGAGGACGGCATCTACATCATCGGCGACGGCAGCTTCTCGATCGACCAGCAGCGCTACAACGCCCAGTTCGGCGGCCAGCTCTTCTACGAGATCAAGAACGGCAAGATCACCCAGCAGATCGAGGACGTCGCCTACCAGATCCGCACGCCGGAATTCTGGAACGCCTGCGTCGGCGTCTGCGACGCCAGCGACTATCGCCTCGGCGGCTCCTTCTTCGACGGCAAGGGCCAGCCCGCGCAGGTCTCCGCCGTATCGCACGGTTCCTCGACCGCGCGTTTCAACGGCATCAACGTCATCAACACCGCGCGTTCGCTCGGCTGA
- a CDS encoding ASCH domain-containing protein produces MKALTLWQPWASLIVVGAKPFEFRGWKAPRSLIGQRIVIHAAARPMRASEIRDIVDHLKFGGANAAATCLHVDAALKLLMPLYHFKKPVGLPLSAGLGTAILGEPRNGIEIAVQEFGFPQEAEDELPGLPGFDSDRSEHANWGWPMLDIEKWDQPQPMRGAQGLWNWPDAAKFAEKL; encoded by the coding sequence ATGAAGGCGCTCACCCTCTGGCAACCGTGGGCCTCTCTGATCGTCGTCGGCGCGAAGCCGTTCGAGTTTCGCGGCTGGAAGGCTCCGCGCTCCCTGATCGGCCAGCGCATCGTCATCCATGCGGCGGCAAGGCCAATGCGCGCGAGCGAGATCCGTGACATCGTCGACCATCTGAAATTCGGTGGCGCGAACGCGGCGGCGACCTGCCTGCATGTGGACGCGGCGCTCAAGCTGCTGATGCCGCTCTATCACTTCAAGAAGCCGGTCGGCCTTCCGCTGTCGGCTGGCCTTGGCACCGCCATCCTTGGCGAGCCGCGCAACGGCATCGAGATCGCGGTGCAGGAGTTCGGCTTTCCCCAGGAGGCGGAGGACGAGCTGCCCGGCCTGCCCGGCTTTGACAGCGATCGGAGCGAGCACGCCAACTGGGGCTGGCCGATGCTGGACATCGAGAAGTGGGACCAGCCCCAGCCGATGCGCGGCGCGCAGGGCCTGTGGAATTGGCCGGACGCTGCTAAATTTGCGGAGAAACTATGA
- a CDS encoding PRTRC system ParB family protein, with translation MTDSVLKFATTMPLSRIRQDDNPRRYFNQEKHAELVASIRLRGIIQPLLIRPVPDVEGEYSIVAGGRRYKAAAEALGSDADVPVLIREMTDEEALEAAIDENDNREDASETEQADAAVRVLAACQGDRAEAARRLAWSPAKLDRRLALANLADPVKVALDERRIKVGHAELLAAVPADKQEKALDTILINDLGVAKTRELLMRVTQSLAGAQFDKAECTTCPFNSASQRALFATHVDDGYCTNPGCFQLKTEAEAAAVAKAEGKPEKVAKDTDTPSGSEVAAPAAAPSAAPTAAVTKPAKVAPPAKPAPKATVTTDSIARRVSTQREAAWKAALIKAVEGDPDIAAAFDATLRDVWKVDRFFLACLNKDELKFIAQECGLVDHMGAKAFAKLLDAPLNKIVDGMLNATGFSWAGRLPSAITLNGKYSPPPAAPAFSEKD, from the coding sequence ATGACCGACAGTGTCCTGAAATTCGCGACCACGATGCCGCTGTCCCGCATCAGGCAGGACGACAACCCCCGCCGCTACTTCAATCAGGAGAAGCACGCCGAACTGGTGGCATCGATCCGCCTTCGCGGCATCATCCAGCCGCTGCTGATCCGGCCGGTTCCCGACGTAGAAGGCGAATACAGCATCGTCGCAGGTGGCCGTCGCTACAAGGCCGCCGCGGAGGCCCTCGGTTCGGACGCTGACGTGCCGGTCCTCATCCGTGAGATGACCGACGAAGAGGCGCTCGAAGCGGCGATCGACGAGAACGACAACCGTGAGGATGCTTCAGAGACGGAGCAGGCGGACGCCGCTGTCCGCGTCCTTGCTGCCTGTCAGGGCGATCGTGCCGAGGCGGCGCGGCGGCTGGCGTGGTCGCCGGCGAAGCTTGACCGTCGTCTGGCACTTGCCAACCTCGCCGACCCGGTGAAAGTAGCTCTCGACGAACGCCGGATCAAGGTCGGCCATGCCGAGCTGCTGGCGGCGGTACCAGCCGACAAGCAGGAGAAGGCGCTCGACACGATCCTGATCAACGACCTGGGCGTCGCCAAGACGCGTGAGCTGCTGATGCGCGTGACACAGTCCCTTGCCGGCGCGCAGTTCGACAAGGCTGAGTGCACGACCTGTCCGTTCAACTCCGCTTCCCAGCGCGCCCTATTCGCCACGCACGTCGACGACGGCTATTGCACGAACCCCGGTTGCTTCCAGCTGAAGACGGAAGCGGAGGCCGCGGCGGTGGCCAAGGCCGAGGGCAAGCCCGAGAAGGTCGCCAAGGACACCGACACCCCGTCCGGCAGTGAGGTCGCAGCCCCCGCGGCAGCGCCTTCGGCAGCGCCAACTGCTGCCGTGACGAAACCGGCCAAGGTTGCGCCCCCCGCCAAACCGGCGCCGAAGGCGACCGTCACTACCGACAGCATCGCGCGCCGCGTTTCGACACAGCGAGAGGCCGCGTGGAAGGCTGCGCTCATCAAGGCAGTCGAAGGCGATCCCGATATCGCAGCGGCTTTCGATGCAACCTTGCGAGATGTGTGGAAGGTTGATCGATTTTTCCTGGCGTGCCTCAACAAGGATGAGCTCAAGTTCATCGCGCAGGAATGCGGGCTCGTCGATCACATGGGCGCGAAGGCGTTCGCCAAGCTCCTCGACGCGCCGCTCAACAAGATCGTCGACGGCATGCTGAACGCCACCGGCTTCAGCTGGGCCGGCCGCTTGCCCAGCGCGATCACGCTCAACGGCAAATACAGCCCGCCTCCCGCCGCCCCCGCATTTTCCGAGAAGGACTGA
- a CDS encoding PRTRC system protein E: MLITSLLPLLSRYSLGLDLVASPDGAVTMTIMPRKAEGSSHKPEGGEVRPISITATAAEIDAELAKGEAGALGQLIAARKALGDQLAEQREAAETAKKAVPKPKPAPAKAAPPAAPRAEAPAAPPAEPAPGEPASLWD; encoded by the coding sequence ATGCTGATTACCAGCCTGTTGCCGCTGCTGTCCCGCTATTCGCTCGGCCTCGACCTCGTTGCCAGTCCGGACGGTGCCGTCACCATGACCATCATGCCCCGGAAGGCGGAAGGCTCCAGTCACAAGCCCGAGGGAGGAGAGGTCCGGCCGATCTCGATCACGGCCACAGCCGCCGAAATCGACGCCGAGCTTGCGAAGGGGGAGGCCGGCGCCTTGGGTCAGCTCATTGCGGCGCGCAAGGCGCTGGGCGACCAGCTCGCGGAACAGCGCGAGGCGGCCGAAACCGCGAAAAAGGCCGTGCCTAAGCCCAAGCCGGCACCGGCCAAGGCCGCGCCGCCGGCGGCTCCGAGGGCCGAGGCGCCCGCCGCGCCGCCAGCAGAGCCTGCGCCGGGTGAACCGGCCAGCCTATGGGACTGA
- a CDS encoding PRTRC system protein C has product MQINHLTRVYRYDGIDLPIPPHLASDPQGLRAYHASLYPAILNAEAVDAGVSGTNHVTEYRRAVGTKG; this is encoded by the coding sequence ATGCAAATCAACCATCTGACCCGCGTCTATCGCTATGACGGGATCGATCTTCCGATCCCGCCGCACCTCGCCAGCGATCCCCAAGGCCTGCGGGCCTACCACGCGTCGCTCTATCCCGCGATCCTCAACGCCGAGGCCGTCGATGCCGGCGTGTCGGGCACCAACCATGTCACCGAGTACCGGCGGGCCGTCGGCACCAAGGGCTGA
- a CDS encoding PRTRC system protein B, which produces MTKHISKFQAAEGGLALTNAILLYSSGEQLGRPREAFASIHEVEHLDGQPVIAAGTPLTREHLRRWTEALGKALAPEILPDNVLVSHPDMLAWWVPEQVRTSYFALSRPAATLKALAQRTTLPLPYPAHLFVATRSGLGVYALPANKRPCPDTQLLFSPVLNVYINGSLCWGNIRKPKALNIAAIPEYERAVFDSWSTHPNAGQEMTVTGKGGLVALWDDLAARKAQRFPVRRLKPFNAGKPKGAPITFGQLIAGAGA; this is translated from the coding sequence ATGACCAAGCACATTTCTAAATTCCAGGCGGCCGAGGGCGGGCTCGCTCTCACCAACGCCATTCTCCTCTATTCCAGCGGAGAGCAGCTCGGGCGGCCGCGCGAGGCCTTCGCCAGCATTCACGAGGTCGAGCACCTCGACGGCCAGCCGGTCATTGCCGCCGGCACGCCGCTGACCCGCGAGCATCTGCGACGGTGGACCGAGGCGCTGGGGAAGGCGCTGGCGCCGGAAATCCTCCCCGACAATGTTCTCGTGTCGCATCCCGACATGCTGGCATGGTGGGTGCCCGAGCAGGTCCGCACGTCCTATTTCGCGCTATCGCGCCCAGCCGCGACGCTGAAGGCGCTTGCGCAGCGCACGACCTTGCCGCTTCCCTATCCGGCGCACCTGTTCGTCGCCACCCGGAGCGGTTTGGGCGTCTATGCCCTGCCGGCGAACAAGCGCCCTTGTCCGGACACGCAATTGCTGTTCTCGCCGGTGCTCAACGTCTACATCAACGGCTCGCTTTGCTGGGGCAATATCCGCAAGCCCAAGGCACTCAACATCGCGGCTATCCCCGAATATGAGCGCGCCGTGTTCGACTCTTGGTCGACGCATCCCAACGCGGGGCAGGAGATGACCGTCACGGGCAAGGGCGGCCTTGTCGCCCTATGGGACGATCTCGCCGCGCGCAAAGCCCAGCGCTTCCCCGTTCGTCGCCTCAAGCCGTTCAACGCGGGCAAGCCGAAAGGCGCGCCCATCACGTTCGGCCAGTTGATCGCGGGGGCCGGGGCATGA
- a CDS encoding PRTRC system protein A, translating to MSHLTDDPTAAAILGAVPCYPVPPIGNSPAIDALRAAKAGHGFIIGQDGVMLILRRSWLELDVSVSSPIAAHLPYGSVGPEKANLRCGLIPGGLLRRVLEHFEEALPNEAAAFVIWDEATGAFELDFPTIDEATPSRLVYRTPALAAGSHVICDIHSHGRSGAFFSPTDNADDAHATKISMVFGRIDDPGGAVRASRLCAGGMFLPMPRSPFSGDQYAE from the coding sequence ATGAGCCACCTCACGGATGACCCGACCGCCGCGGCGATTCTGGGCGCGGTGCCGTGCTATCCAGTCCCGCCGATCGGCAACTCGCCCGCCATCGATGCGCTGCGCGCTGCGAAGGCGGGTCATGGCTTCATCATCGGGCAGGATGGCGTGATGCTGATCCTGCGGCGCTCCTGGCTGGAGCTGGACGTGTCCGTGTCGTCGCCGATCGCCGCGCACCTTCCCTATGGCAGCGTCGGGCCTGAGAAGGCGAACCTCCGGTGTGGGCTGATCCCCGGCGGATTGCTGCGGCGGGTGCTGGAGCATTTCGAGGAGGCGCTGCCCAACGAGGCGGCGGCATTCGTGATCTGGGACGAGGCGACCGGCGCGTTCGAGCTGGACTTCCCGACCATCGACGAAGCGACGCCATCGCGGCTGGTCTACCGCACGCCGGCGCTGGCGGCCGGATCGCACGTAATCTGCGACATCCATAGCCACGGTCGCAGCGGCGCGTTCTTCAGCCCGACCGACAACGCGGACGACGCCCACGCGACGAAGATATCGATGGTTTTTGGTCGCATCGACGATCCGGGCGGCGCCGTGAGGGCCTCCCGCCTGTGTGCCGGGGGCATGTTCCTGCCGATGCCGCGCAGCCCTTTCTCTGGAGATCAATATGCAGAGTGA
- a CDS encoding PRTRC system ThiF family protein, giving the protein MQSEAHRHYLRASYDNKVIKILLVGCGGNGAQMLMGLASLDTALRAISSRSLHVTVVDDDTVSEANLGRQPFYRCDLGNSKARTLTERINLAHGLTWKAVHGRAPGDVEVAAMDIVISCVDTASARRAIGAAIDACEREFDNLKPPAYWLDLGNRATDGQFILGCPKGAGDQPGHLPTVLEYFPELADDSVADDDAPSCSVAEALDRQSLFVNRVVASHALALLFDLLGRGSIGHAGAFINLASGQALPIPLPAVPAEVAA; this is encoded by the coding sequence ATGCAGAGTGAAGCACACCGGCACTATCTGCGTGCCTCCTACGACAACAAGGTGATCAAGATCCTGCTGGTCGGGTGCGGCGGCAACGGTGCGCAGATGCTGATGGGGCTGGCGTCTCTCGACACCGCGCTTCGGGCGATATCGTCGCGATCCCTGCATGTCACCGTTGTCGACGATGACACGGTGAGCGAGGCGAACCTCGGGCGCCAGCCGTTCTACCGCTGCGACCTCGGCAATTCCAAGGCTCGGACGCTGACGGAGCGGATCAACTTGGCGCACGGCCTCACGTGGAAGGCGGTCCACGGTCGCGCGCCGGGCGATGTCGAGGTTGCGGCGATGGATATCGTTATTTCCTGTGTCGATACGGCCTCCGCGCGCCGGGCGATCGGCGCCGCCATCGACGCTTGCGAGCGGGAATTCGACAACCTCAAGCCGCCGGCATATTGGCTCGACCTCGGCAACCGCGCGACCGACGGGCAGTTCATCCTCGGGTGTCCGAAGGGGGCGGGCGACCAGCCGGGGCACCTGCCGACCGTGCTGGAATATTTCCCGGAGCTGGCGGACGATTCCGTTGCAGATGACGATGCGCCCAGCTGCTCGGTCGCCGAGGCGCTCGATCGACAATCACTATTCGTGAACCGCGTCGTCGCCAGTCACGCGCTGGCGCTGCTGTTCGATCTGCTCGGCCGCGGCTCGATCGGCCACGCCGGCGCCTTCATAAATCTGGCGAGCGGGCAGGCGTTGCCGATCCCGTTGCCAGCCGTGCCGGCCGAGGTGGCAGCATGA